CCGTCACCGATTCTAATAactctccctcctctccccttCGCGGCTTCTCCCCGTCCGACGCCGACACCGTCCTCCGCCCCCTCGCCCTCGCCATCGATACCGCCTCCACCAAGGTCGCTGAGTCCGCCCTTGACACCGTGCAGAAGCTCTTCTTCCTCGGCCTCATGGCCCTCATCCTCGGCGAGATCGACAACCGATCCGACGACGACGAGGACCGCCCACTCCACTCCACGTCCAGCGTCGTTGGCTTCATCTGTGGGTGCGGCGGGCTCATTTCATTTTTTGATCGGGAAATACCAAATAAGTTCAGGAGATGAGAGAATTAAGGGAGGACGCGATCGAGCTCACCATGCTTCGCGTCCTCATCCCCGTCGTCCGGTCCCCTTCGGCCGTCGTGTTCCGCGGGGAGTGCCTGGACCAGATCGTTAAGAGCTGCTACAATGTGTACCTCGGGAGGAGCCAGAACGGGACCAACCAGCTGTGCGCCACGCTGGTTCTGGCTCAGATCCCGACCACCATTTATGCCGGGGTGGAGGATGACACAATAGAGGTCAGGGTTCGGACATTGTTGGTCGCCGTGGAGGTCCACGTTCGGACGGTGCTGGTCGCCGATTGATCTCTCCGATAGGAACTTAAACGATGCGAGTTTGGTGAAGGCTTCGCAGAATCACATCAATGAGGCGATGGGATTAGGGAGGTTGGGCTTTTTCTGTTCAAGAACTTGTGCAAGCTCTCCATCAAATTCTCGACACAGGAGAATCAAGAGGAGCCTCTTGTGCGGAGG
The DNA window shown above is from Elaeis guineensis isolate ETL-2024a chromosome 8, EG11, whole genome shotgun sequence and carries:
- the LOC105050463 gene encoding brefeldin A-inhibited guanine nucleotide-exchange protein 1 encodes the protein MASFHSSLETQVRFIHGRSDLTSAGVRHGLHPARGGTSLAGRVLSPILDKIFNNAAWRKHSNLVSACKAAFYRLDAVTDSNNSPSSPLRGFSPSDADTVLRPLALAIDTASTKVAESALDTVQKLFFLGLMALILGEIDNRSDDDEDRPLHSTSSVVGFICGCGGLISFFDREIPNKFRR